From a region of the Marmota flaviventris isolate mMarFla1 chromosome 13, mMarFla1.hap1, whole genome shotgun sequence genome:
- the Rpl35 gene encoding large ribosomal subunit protein uL29, producing MAKIKARDLRGKKKEELLKQLDDLKVELSQLRVAKVTGGAASKLSKIRVVRKSIARVLTVINQTQKENLRKFYKGKKYKPLDLRPKKTRAMRRRLNKHEENLKTKKQQRKERLYPMRKYAVKA from the exons ATG GCCAAGATTAAGGCTCGGGACCTTCGTGGCAAGAAGAAGGAGGAGCTGCTGAAACAGTTGGACGACTTGAAAGTGGAGTTGTCCCAGCTGCGCGTCGCCAAAGTGACAGGCGGTGCGGCATCTAAGCTCTCTAAGAT CCGAGTTGTCCGCAAATCCATCGCCCGCGTTCTTACTGTCATTAACCAGACTCAAAAAGAAAACCTCAGGAAATTCTACAAG GGCAAGAAGTACAAGCCCCTGGACCTGCGGCCCAAGAAGACAAGAGCTATGCGCCGCCGGCTCAACAAGCACGAGGAGAACCTAAAGACCAAAAAGCAGCAGCGGAAAGAGCGGCTGTACCCTATGCGCAAGTACGCGGTCAAAGCCTGA
- the Wdr38 gene encoding WD repeat-containing protein 38 → MAQEEVRRPENLSQGPGGHLTLQLSPKRGSAGGTSAGLGGNPPRSDRRGSMNSRAPLSVGRVTFFGRHRGEVNCSAFSPDGQTLLTASEDGYLYGWETKSGQLLWRLGGHTGPVKFCCFSPHGYLFASSSSDRTIRLWDLSRAECLWVLKGHQRSVETLSFSPDSRQLASGGWDKQVMLWEVQSGHKLRHLEGHHDSIQSSDFSPNANCLATGSWDSTVRIWDLRVGTPAVFHQELEGHSGNISCLCYSSSGLLGSGSWDKNIHIWKPNTSSLMVQLKGHVAWVNSIAFSPDEGQLASASYSGTIKVWDYNTGKCLETLKGFLDVAHTCAFTRQGKLLVSGAAI, encoded by the exons TCCTAAACGCGGTTCCGCAGGCGGGACTAGCGCTGGCCTAGGAGGGAATCCTCCAAGGTCGGACCGTCGGGGGTCCATGAATAGCAGGGCTCCACTTTCCGTGGGGAGAGTGACATTCTTTGGCCGGCATCGCGGGGAG GTCAACTGCTCTGCCTTCTCTCCTGATGGCCAGACGCTGCTCACAGCCTCTGAGGACGGCTATCTGTACGGTTGGGAGACCAAGAGTGGGCAGCTGCTGTGGAGGCTGGGTGGCCACACAG GCCCCGTGAAGTTCTGCTGCTTCTCCCCCCATGGCTACCTTTTTGCCAGCTCCTCCAGTGACCGTACCATCCGCCTGTGGGACCTATCAAGAGCCGAATGTCTGTGGGTGCTGAAGG GTCACCAGCGGAGTGTGGAGACACTCAGCTTCAGCCCTGACTCAAGACAGCTGGCATCAGGTGGCTGGGATAAGCAGGTGATGCTCTGGGAAGTGCAG TCGGGACACAAACTGCGCCACTTAGAAGGGCACCATGACTCCATCCAGAGTAGCGACTTCTCCCCCAATGCCAACTGCCTG GCCACAGGCTCATGGGACTCCACTGTGCGCATCTGGGACCTGCGGGTAGGGACCCCAGCTGTATTCCATCAGGAACTGGAGGGTCACAGCGGCAACATCAGCTGTCTGTGTTATTCATCATCTGGCCTCCTG GGATCTGGCTCCTGGGACAAGAACATCCACATCTGGAAACCCAATACCAGCAGCCTGATGGTCCAGCTCAAGGGCCATGTAGCCTGGGTGAACAGCATAGCTTTCTCTCCGGATGAGGGGCAGCTGGCCAGCGCTAGCTACTCGGGAACG ATCAAAGTCTGGGACTACAACACAGGAAAGTGCCTTGAGACCTTGAAG GGATTTCTGGATGTGGCCCACACCTGTGCCTTCACCCGACAAGGCAAACTATTGGTGTCTGGAGCTGCTATTTAG